One genomic window of Streptomonospora nanhaiensis includes the following:
- a CDS encoding DUF1622 domain-containing protein, translating to MGSPSPTAYRPYRQGLGRAILLGLELLVAADIIRTVAVAPTFRSVGVLAGIVLIRTFLSFSLEVELEGRWPWQSRKPTTPAVTDR from the coding sequence GTGGGCTCTCCGTCACCGACGGCATACCGCCCCTACCGCCAAGGTCTGGGGCGGGCGATCCTCCTCGGGCTCGAACTCCTCGTGGCGGCCGACATCATCCGCACGGTCGCCGTGGCGCCGACGTTCCGCAGTGTCGGTGTTCTCGCCGGCATCGTACTCATCCGGACCTTCCTCAGCTTCTCGCTGGAGGTCGAACTGGAAGGCCGCTGGCCCTGGCAGTCCCGCAAGCCGACCACGCCCGCGGTCACCGACCGGTGA
- a CDS encoding protein-L-isoaspartate O-methyltransferase family protein, whose translation MTTAPAAIHQRLRDYADRLAEQGALATAGVRDAFARVARHRFMEAFYFRGERYEVPQDALPSEEVLDIVYSDASLLTIMPADPQEPASSSSSPLVMGPMLEALDLRPGMRVLEIGAGTGYNAALIAAVTGAEVLTVEAGAQAAAGAAAAVSRLGLEDQVRVVHGDGYLGHPDTGPGAFDRIIATVGIAGVPPAWFDQLAPEGFVLAPLAHAGVHPVMKVRPDGTVGVCLWADFMPAVGPLRPAEAAGRTPGATLQGDPATVPDVVPLLGDAYNDAWFSLGAGEERVTRAYLAGTDPLGGMCALVADDSRACWLRTDGSLMHTDAATAQDMAALLTAWDKDGRPIAQAWSARLRPAATRDPLLVPAEWSLTR comes from the coding sequence GTGACCACGGCACCGGCCGCGATCCACCAGCGCCTGCGCGACTACGCCGACCGCCTCGCCGAGCAGGGGGCGCTTGCCACCGCCGGCGTGCGCGACGCCTTCGCCCGCGTTGCTCGGCACCGCTTCATGGAGGCGTTCTACTTCCGGGGTGAGCGCTACGAGGTCCCCCAGGACGCCCTGCCGTCCGAGGAGGTCCTCGACATCGTCTACAGCGACGCGTCGCTGTTGACCATCATGCCCGCCGACCCCCAGGAGCCCGCGTCCTCCTCCAGCTCCCCCCTGGTCATGGGGCCCATGCTGGAGGCACTGGACCTGCGGCCGGGCATGCGGGTCCTGGAGATCGGCGCGGGCACCGGATACAACGCGGCGCTGATCGCCGCCGTCACCGGCGCCGAGGTCCTCACCGTGGAGGCCGGCGCCCAGGCGGCGGCCGGCGCGGCGGCCGCCGTCAGCCGCCTCGGCTTGGAGGACCAGGTCCGCGTCGTGCACGGCGACGGCTACCTCGGCCACCCCGATACCGGGCCGGGCGCCTTCGACCGGATCATCGCGACCGTGGGCATCGCCGGGGTGCCCCCGGCCTGGTTCGACCAGCTCGCCCCCGAGGGGTTCGTCCTGGCCCCCCTCGCCCACGCCGGCGTGCACCCCGTGATGAAGGTGCGGCCCGATGGCACCGTCGGGGTCTGCCTGTGGGCCGACTTCATGCCCGCGGTGGGGCCGCTGCGCCCCGCCGAAGCCGCGGGCCGCACCCCCGGGGCCACCCTCCAGGGAGACCCCGCCACTGTCCCCGATGTCGTGCCACTGCTGGGCGACGCCTACAACGACGCCTGGTTCTCCCTGGGCGCGGGCGAGGAACGCGTCACCCGCGCCTACCTCGCCGGCACCGACCCCCTCGGGGGCATGTGCGCCCTGGTCGCCGACGACTCCCGCGCCTGCTGGCTGCGCACCGACGGCTCGCTGATGCACACCGACGCCGCCACCGCCCAGGACATGGCCGCGCTGCTCACCGCCTGGGACAAGGACGGCCGCCCGATCGCACAGGCCTGGAGCGCCCGGCTCCGGCCCGCCGCCACACGCGATCCCCTGCTCGTCCCCGCCGAGTGGTCCCTCACCCGCTGA
- a CDS encoding lasso peptide biosynthesis B2 protein, which translates to MSVEVVLRSPGHPPNLTRRLHALAAVAAARVLLAAAQGRPARLHSALARLLAGAAPASPAAAGAAHDAVVAASLRCAGPHGCLLRSVAVALLCRAWGGRVRWVVGFASPPPASHAWVETREGPVGEPEDPRTAFTPALTTDEEPSP; encoded by the coding sequence GTGAGCGTCGAGGTGGTCCTGCGGAGCCCGGGCCACCCGCCCAATCTCACCCGGCGCCTGCACGCCCTGGCGGCGGTGGCGGCGGCCCGGGTGCTGCTCGCCGCCGCCCAGGGGCGCCCGGCACGCCTGCACTCGGCGTTGGCGCGCCTGCTCGCCGGCGCGGCGCCCGCCTCACCCGCTGCGGCCGGTGCCGCGCACGACGCCGTGGTCGCCGCGAGTCTGCGCTGCGCCGGCCCGCACGGCTGCCTGCTGCGGTCGGTAGCCGTGGCGCTGCTGTGCCGCGCCTGGGGCGGCCGCGTCCGCTGGGTGGTGGGGTTCGCCTCGCCACCGCCCGCCTCCCACGCCTGGGTGGAGACCCGGGAGGGGCCCGTGGGCGAGCCCGAGGACCCAAGAACCGCCTTCACCCCCGCACTCACCACCGACGAGGAGCCTTCACCGTGA
- a CDS encoding glycosyltransferase family 4 protein — protein sequence MRWGQDDGAMTGFSLLAPGAATASSAVFPDLPLPSRNAIMTGRPRGGRLGGVATTRRRWEDTMVPAFPDSLHVLTYDVRGTLADGTAKPARQTGLVEHTHHLLRGIADRHPATRLALTQTGAARPGPQGTLLVPEGLAAPLWGIASALPQYLRDPVTGAKCPHRVHHYFEATITDPANPVWRSLAQQYADAVHAAAIPILLAQNINPLVGVLKAEEWGLLGGLGEVAVTGVIHDAEGTQSRFAYLAQRIAQGRRLELIAVSDSIRRALVAAGVPGWAVRTVLNGLDTRRFEQRLDLARRGRVFDRVRARNGLPPGRVVLVSARRVPWKGHADVIEAARLLNDRGQLDNAVVVFNGAGMVDTRTPHYSRDLAAMIARSGLQGRVVLLDELDAEEVASCYTGADIAVLPSRAPEPFGYANVEAMLAGVPVVSTAHGGPAEYIDHGVSGLLVPPRDPAALAQALHRLLTDDRARARIGAAGPRPRPPTLPRSHVRRLQRRYRPQRGRAHGGRERITMSRNYILGVNAGCTVYHDPAACLVDEDGRVLAHVEEERVNRRRHSTGVRAPALGSVC from the coding sequence ATGCGGTGGGGCCAAGACGACGGGGCCATGACGGGATTCTCGCTCTTGGCTCCGGGGGCGGCCACTGCTTCTTCCGCGGTCTTCCCTGATCTTCCGCTCCCTTCCCGAAACGCCATCATGACGGGCCGGCCGCGCGGCGGGAGGCTGGGTGGCGTCGCGACTACCCGACGCCGGTGGGAGGACACCATGGTCCCCGCGTTTCCCGATTCACTCCATGTGCTCACCTACGACGTGCGCGGCACGCTCGCCGACGGCACGGCCAAACCCGCCCGCCAGACCGGACTCGTCGAGCACACCCACCACCTCCTCCGAGGCATCGCCGACCGCCACCCCGCCACCCGGCTGGCCCTGACCCAGACCGGCGCCGCCCGCCCCGGCCCCCAGGGCACCCTTCTCGTGCCCGAGGGGCTCGCCGCGCCGCTGTGGGGCATCGCCTCGGCCCTGCCGCAGTACCTGCGCGACCCCGTCACCGGGGCCAAATGCCCCCACCGCGTCCACCACTACTTCGAGGCCACCATCACCGACCCGGCCAACCCGGTGTGGCGCAGTCTGGCCCAGCAGTACGCCGACGCCGTGCACGCCGCCGCCATCCCCATCCTGCTGGCGCAAAACATCAACCCCCTGGTCGGCGTGCTCAAAGCCGAGGAGTGGGGGCTGCTGGGGGGCCTGGGCGAGGTCGCGGTGACCGGCGTCATCCATGACGCCGAGGGGACCCAGAGCCGCTTCGCCTACCTGGCCCAGCGCATCGCGCAGGGGCGCCGACTGGAACTGATCGCGGTCTCGGACTCGATCCGCCGCGCCCTGGTGGCGGCCGGGGTCCCCGGCTGGGCGGTGCGCACCGTCCTCAACGGCCTGGACACCCGCCGGTTCGAACAGCGGCTGGACCTGGCGCGACGCGGGCGAGTCTTCGACCGGGTCCGCGCCCGCAACGGCCTGCCCCCAGGACGCGTGGTGCTGGTGTCGGCCCGCCGCGTCCCCTGGAAAGGCCACGCCGACGTCATCGAGGCCGCACGCCTGCTCAACGACCGCGGGCAACTTGACAACGCCGTCGTCGTCTTCAACGGCGCCGGCATGGTCGACACCCGCACCCCCCACTACAGCCGTGACCTGGCCGCCATGATCGCCCGGTCCGGTCTGCAAGGCCGCGTCGTGCTGCTCGACGAACTCGACGCCGAGGAGGTCGCCTCCTGCTACACCGGCGCCGACATCGCCGTGCTGCCCAGCCGAGCCCCCGAGCCGTTCGGCTACGCCAACGTCGAGGCGATGCTGGCCGGCGTCCCGGTGGTGTCCACCGCCCACGGCGGCCCGGCCGAGTACATCGACCACGGCGTCTCGGGACTGCTGGTGCCCCCGCGCGACCCGGCCGCCCTCGCCCAGGCGCTGCACCGGCTCCTGACCGATGACCGTGCCCGGGCCCGCATCGGCGCGGCGGGCCCGCGCCCGCGCCCGCCAACTCTCCCTCGAAGCCATGTTCGACGGCTACAGCGACGCTATCGCCCGCAGCGCGGCCGCGCGCACGGTGGCCGGGAAAGGATCACGATGAGCAGAAACTACATCCTCGGCGTCAACGCCGGCTGCACCGTCTACCACGACCCGGCCGCCTGCCTGGTCGACGAGGACGGCCGCGTCCTGGCCCATGTGGAGGAGGAGCGGGTGAACCGTCGGCGCCACTCCACCGGGGTGCGCGCCCCCGCCCTAGGCAGTGTTTGTTGA
- the ribD gene encoding bifunctional diaminohydroxyphosphoribosylaminopyrimidine deaminase/5-amino-6-(5-phosphoribosylamino)uracil reductase RibD, whose product MATPAEAAAMRRAIALSAHGLGTTAPNPPVGCVILDESGEIVGQGYHQRKGESHAETIALAQAGERARGATAVVTLEPCNHAGRTPPCRQALLDAGIARVLIALLDPTSREEGGAARLRAAGVDVEVGVLADEAGLVLGPWMTTLRTRRPVLWWTCVLGPHGLAEADLSHLLARMDAVLYADGRVREAVPGSHGEGILHLPGRVDPAAPDAALRALFDGGARTVLFRGGRSQADPFLRAGMIDHITVVLPVEVGGLATGELLPTGYSIDALTRDSDAVVIHAARRPAPTEEDS is encoded by the coding sequence ATGGCCACCCCAGCCGAAGCAGCCGCGATGCGCCGTGCAATTGCCCTGTCCGCCCACGGCCTAGGGACCACCGCCCCCAACCCTCCGGTGGGCTGCGTCATCCTCGATGAGTCCGGCGAAATCGTGGGGCAGGGCTACCACCAGCGCAAAGGCGAATCCCACGCGGAGACGATCGCTCTCGCCCAAGCCGGCGAACGCGCCCGCGGCGCGACCGCAGTGGTCACCCTGGAGCCCTGCAACCATGCTGGGCGCACCCCGCCGTGCCGTCAGGCTCTCCTCGACGCCGGGATCGCCCGGGTCCTCATCGCCCTGCTCGACCCCACCTCACGAGAGGAAGGGGGCGCGGCGCGGCTGCGCGCCGCAGGCGTGGACGTCGAGGTCGGTGTACTCGCCGACGAGGCGGGCCTGGTGCTGGGGCCCTGGATGACCACTCTGCGCACCCGCCGCCCGGTCCTGTGGTGGACCTGCGTGCTTGGTCCCCACGGCCTCGCCGAAGCCGACCTCTCCCACCTCCTAGCCAGGATGGACGCCGTCCTTTACGCCGACGGCCGTGTTCGCGAAGCCGTACCCGGCAGCCATGGCGAAGGCATTCTGCACCTGCCCGGCCGCGTCGACCCGGCCGCACCGGACGCAGCTCTTCGCGCGCTGTTCGACGGCGGCGCGCGCACGGTCCTCTTCCGAGGAGGGCGGTCTCAAGCGGATCCGTTCCTGCGGGCGGGCATGATCGACCACATCACCGTGGTCCTGCCGGTCGAGGTCGGCGGGCTGGCCACCGGGGAACTGCTTCCCACTGGCTACAGCATCGACGCCCTCACCCGAGATTCGGACGCCGTCGTCATCCACGCGGCCCGTCGCCCCGCACCCACGGAGGAGGACTCGTGA
- a CDS encoding PqqD family peptide modification chaperone, with the protein MLRLPDHVALTATGDGAMLLDTRTGRVFHLNTTGHHALLGALAGGPDGAARRLRERYGITAERARSDAAAVLAALAQHHLLVESAL; encoded by the coding sequence GTGCTGAGGCTGCCCGATCACGTTGCCCTGACGGCCACCGGCGACGGCGCGATGCTGCTCGACACCCGGACCGGGCGCGTGTTCCACCTCAACACGACCGGGCACCACGCCCTGCTGGGGGCGCTGGCCGGCGGGCCCGACGGTGCGGCGCGGCGGCTGCGCGAGCGCTACGGCATCACCGCTGAGCGCGCCCGCAGCGACGCCGCCGCCGTCCTGGCCGCACTCGCCCAGCACCATCTCCTCGTGGAGAGTGCGCTGTGA
- a CDS encoding AAA family ATPase, with the protein MANDGSAQAPDPGCLILTGMPGAGKSTSAPLVAAHFPRAAHISGDVLSYMVVQGRVGFTGTPPEEADRQLLLCLRNMCTLANNFAENGVFPILEYTIDNRRLLDHMLALLRPRPVMLVVLAPPLEVCLARNAARPPRERVDLDYSPYYRAMEHNLAGVGWWLDTATMTPEQTAATIAHHAQEKATVEPPPSPCHAPHVPRPHR; encoded by the coding sequence ATGGCGAACGACGGCAGCGCGCAGGCCCCGGACCCCGGCTGCCTGATCCTGACGGGCATGCCCGGAGCGGGGAAGTCGACTTCGGCCCCGCTGGTGGCCGCCCACTTCCCGCGCGCGGCGCACATCAGCGGCGACGTGCTGTCCTACATGGTCGTCCAGGGCCGGGTCGGGTTCACCGGCACCCCGCCCGAGGAGGCCGACCGCCAGCTCCTGCTGTGCCTCCGCAACATGTGCACCCTGGCGAACAACTTCGCCGAGAACGGCGTGTTCCCGATCCTCGAGTACACCATCGACAACCGCCGCCTGCTCGACCACATGCTGGCCCTCCTGCGCCCCCGCCCGGTCATGCTCGTCGTCCTGGCCCCGCCGCTGGAGGTCTGCCTGGCCCGCAACGCCGCCCGCCCGCCTCGCGAGCGCGTGGACCTCGACTACTCCCCCTACTACCGCGCGATGGAGCACAACCTGGCCGGCGTCGGCTGGTGGCTGGACACCGCCACGATGACCCCGGAGCAGACCGCCGCGACCATCGCCCACCACGCCCAAGAGAAGGCCACCGTCGAGCCCCCGCCCTCCCCGTGTCACGCTCCTCACGTCCCCCGCCCCCACCGTTAA
- a CDS encoding asparagine synthase-related protein, whose product MTPLPGLRGAWWLALPRTAANELEHHAPVVTRHPCGRPWVLGAPGPVTTAGAGAVRAVAIGELLAQEGEFAAALRAAAACGDFDALMGFPGSYTVLVSAPGRMLLYCDAAGLRPLYTARCAHGVVAGDRARLLAALAGAGLDEVWAAGRLCAPDVPSAIRTTRSPYRGVAPVPAGCRAVLGAEEPRARIARYWHPPAPVLPLEEGARRVRAALAEAVAGRARRSRDPVCVALSGGMDSAALAALAAEAVGPGRLRLVTLPSAASGDLPWAHKVAAHLGAPLEVLDDAPDLFAGLPGVLPTTDEPPPAAGAARIARLARAAGSGPHLNGQGGDEVVGVPLAHLRHLVRAPRRGFLRHLRGHAALHNTTSAALLRHALAPASPSRWARTAAAHLDTAPDALGAAMGWEAHPRLASWATLRARRLVAAALTHAPLNPWADLATHAALARIRTSAAAAATYRQAMAGIGGPEPAFPFLDRPVVEACLAVRPEARSDPWRAKPLLAAALRPLLPDPVLERSTKASYTTDVHQGWARHRSHLLGLLSEPHLAQAGLVNADRLHGALERWGAAGPAPAYVTGLVGLELWARSVLGEAVAC is encoded by the coding sequence GTGACCCCCCTTCCCGGTCTGCGGGGAGCCTGGTGGCTGGCGCTGCCGCGCACCGCCGCCAACGAGCTGGAGCACCACGCCCCGGTCGTCACCCGCCACCCGTGCGGTCGGCCCTGGGTGCTGGGCGCGCCGGGCCCGGTCACCACGGCCGGGGCCGGCGCGGTCAGGGCCGTGGCCATCGGCGAACTCCTGGCGCAGGAAGGCGAGTTCGCCGCGGCGCTGCGCGCCGCGGCCGCGTGCGGCGACTTCGATGCGCTGATGGGTTTCCCCGGCAGCTACACGGTGCTGGTCAGCGCGCCGGGCCGCATGCTGCTCTACTGCGACGCCGCCGGGCTGCGGCCCCTCTACACCGCCCGCTGCGCGCACGGGGTGGTGGCCGGCGACCGGGCGAGGCTGCTCGCCGCTCTGGCCGGCGCCGGCTTGGACGAGGTGTGGGCGGCGGGACGCTTGTGCGCCCCTGATGTGCCCTCGGCCATCCGCACGACGCGGAGCCCCTACCGGGGCGTGGCCCCGGTTCCGGCGGGGTGTCGCGCGGTGCTGGGCGCCGAGGAGCCGCGGGCGCGCATCGCCCGCTACTGGCACCCGCCCGCCCCGGTCCTGCCGCTGGAGGAGGGGGCGCGGCGGGTGCGCGCGGCCCTGGCCGAGGCCGTCGCCGGGCGTGCGCGGCGCAGCCGGGACCCGGTCTGCGTTGCGCTGTCGGGCGGTATGGACTCGGCGGCGCTGGCCGCGCTCGCCGCAGAGGCGGTGGGCCCCGGCCGCCTGCGGCTGGTCACCCTGCCGTCGGCGGCCAGCGGCGACCTGCCGTGGGCCCACAAGGTCGCCGCCCACCTCGGCGCCCCGCTTGAGGTGCTCGATGACGCGCCCGACCTGTTCGCCGGTCTGCCCGGCGTGCTGCCGACCACCGATGAGCCGCCGCCGGCGGCCGGGGCCGCGCGCATCGCCCGCCTGGCCCGCGCCGCCGGCAGCGGCCCGCACCTCAACGGCCAGGGCGGCGATGAGGTGGTGGGGGTGCCGCTGGCGCACCTGCGTCACCTGGTGCGCGCGCCCCGGCGCGGGTTCCTGCGGCACCTGCGCGGCCACGCCGCCCTGCACAACACCACCAGCGCCGCGCTCCTGCGCCACGCGCTGGCCCCCGCCTCCCCCTCGCGGTGGGCCCGCACGGCCGCCGCCCACCTGGACACCGCACCCGACGCCCTCGGCGCGGCCATGGGCTGGGAAGCCCATCCCCGCCTGGCCTCGTGGGCGACCCTGCGCGCCCGCCGCCTGGTGGCCGCCGCCCTCACCCACGCGCCCCTCAACCCGTGGGCCGACCTGGCCACCCACGCCGCCCTGGCGCGGATCCGCACCTCGGCGGCTGCGGCCGCCACCTACCGCCAGGCCATGGCCGGCATCGGCGGGCCCGAGCCGGCGTTCCCGTTCTTGGACCGGCCGGTGGTGGAGGCGTGCCTGGCGGTGCGCCCCGAGGCACGCAGTGACCCCTGGAGGGCCAAGCCGCTGCTGGCCGCCGCCCTGCGCCCCCTGCTGCCCGACCCGGTGCTGGAGCGCTCCACCAAGGCGAGCTACACCACCGACGTGCACCAGGGGTGGGCCCGCCACCGCTCCCACCTGCTCGGACTGCTGAGCGAGCCGCACCTGGCCCAGGCGGGCCTGGTCAACGCCGACCGCCTCCACGGCGCGCTGGAGCGCTGGGGTGCTGCCGGTCCGGCACCTGCCTACGTGACCGGCCTGGTGGGCCTGGAACTGTGGGCCCGCTCCGTGCTGGGGGAGGCGGTTGCGTGCTGA
- a CDS encoding DUF6343 family protein — protein MSSWRDRPRGSHDRPYSALNLRLVLAALGAVICVALGVVAWAAGFPVLAVVLWALAVVGVVDIVVVQRRRRQRGPGHGSLFE, from the coding sequence GTGTCCTCTTGGCGCGATCGGCCGCGCGGTTCCCACGATCGCCCCTACAGCGCGCTGAACCTGCGCCTGGTGCTGGCCGCGCTGGGGGCCGTCATCTGCGTGGCCCTCGGCGTGGTGGCGTGGGCCGCCGGGTTCCCGGTCCTGGCCGTCGTCCTGTGGGCCCTCGCGGTGGTCGGCGTGGTCGACATCGTGGTCGTCCAGCGCCGCCGCCGGCAGCGCGGGCCCGGACACGGTTCGCTGTTCGAGTGA
- a CDS encoding 5-formyltetrahydrofolate cyclo-ligase yields MTDIDDAKGGVRRRVWALLDAHSAGRRGSVYGKIPDFTGADQAAHRLAGLSAWQGSRVVKSNPDRAQAEVRLNAVQDGKRVYMAVPKIAGTKPFFDLDPSQSHVIWEEAVTAEGAARYAQRVGLEGMRPIDVVVCGSVAVNREGVRLGKGAGYSDIEIALLGQAGLISAETMIVTTVHDLQVLDEPLPEAPHDVRVDAIVTPQEVVFCRPGPRRLGIAWEKMPTEKIAAIPVLRRLQEEA; encoded by the coding sequence ATGACCGACATTGACGATGCGAAAGGCGGCGTTCGTCGTCGCGTCTGGGCGCTGCTGGACGCACACAGCGCCGGACGCCGCGGCAGCGTCTACGGCAAGATTCCCGACTTCACCGGCGCCGACCAGGCCGCACACCGGCTTGCTGGTCTGTCGGCGTGGCAGGGCAGCCGGGTCGTCAAGTCCAATCCGGACCGCGCGCAGGCCGAGGTGCGCCTCAACGCCGTTCAGGACGGCAAGCGTGTGTACATGGCCGTTCCCAAGATCGCCGGGACGAAGCCGTTCTTCGACCTCGACCCCAGCCAATCCCATGTCATCTGGGAGGAGGCGGTCACTGCTGAGGGAGCCGCCCGGTACGCCCAGCGTGTTGGACTCGAGGGGATGCGGCCCATCGACGTTGTCGTGTGCGGCAGCGTCGCGGTCAACCGGGAGGGCGTCCGCCTGGGTAAAGGCGCCGGCTACAGCGACATCGAGATCGCCCTGCTCGGGCAGGCCGGGCTGATCAGCGCCGAGACCATGATCGTAACCACGGTGCACGATCTCCAGGTGCTGGATGAGCCGCTGCCCGAGGCCCCACACGACGTCCGGGTGGACGCGATCGTGACACCCCAGGAGGTCGTATTCTGCCGTCCCGGCCCCCGAAGGCTGGGAATCGCATGGGAGAAGATGCCCACCGAGAAGATCGCGGCGATCCCCGTTCTTCGGCGCCTCCAGGAAGAAGCGTGA
- a CDS encoding helix-turn-helix domain-containing protein, whose amino-acid sequence MAPSSWPHRIQRARRDRGWGVQRLARELRKAAGPESATTDSLMRSIRNWENGLYVPSERNRLLLHRVLDIGVEDTAPTPPLPPDALRRSGEGAEEELRRTTADLIRLDGMHGGGAVVDLAVRAANRARDTAASSDERGLRGRLSAVSEAEQVAGWAAYDADRQDLCAHLTSRALQTAALAGDSSAELMALSQMAMWAVQTGEASCARQTSEHALARELPPRVRVLFEVRLARALGLHGERIRALAMIRQARARFDDGPSRHDPAWAWWLDEGELTWHHGMIHASMGEWGQAGELFAAACAHRRPGRGRYNDAVHLSAALVRTRQWAEAERVVVQDVAQTAPLITSLRIRHLLARITAVVPAEPRTDTLGQALRAALRS is encoded by the coding sequence ATGGCCCCGTCGTCTTGGCCCCACCGCATCCAGCGCGCCCGACGCGACCGCGGGTGGGGTGTGCAGCGCCTGGCGCGGGAGCTGCGCAAGGCCGCCGGCCCCGAGAGCGCCACCACCGACAGCCTGATGCGCAGCATCCGCAACTGGGAGAACGGGCTTTACGTTCCCTCCGAACGAAACCGGCTCCTGCTGCACCGCGTCTTGGACATCGGCGTCGAGGACACCGCCCCCACCCCACCCCTGCCTCCCGACGCGTTGCGCCGCAGCGGTGAGGGGGCCGAGGAGGAGCTGCGCCGGACCACCGCCGACCTGATCCGCCTTGACGGAATGCACGGCGGCGGCGCCGTCGTCGACCTCGCGGTGCGCGCCGCCAACCGGGCCCGCGACACGGCCGCCTCCTCTGACGAACGGGGGCTGCGCGGCCGCCTGTCAGCGGTCAGCGAGGCCGAGCAGGTCGCCGGGTGGGCGGCCTACGACGCCGACCGCCAGGACCTGTGCGCACATCTCACCTCGCGCGCCCTGCAAACGGCCGCCCTGGCCGGCGACAGCTCTGCCGAACTGATGGCGCTGTCGCAGATGGCGATGTGGGCCGTGCAGACCGGGGAGGCCTCCTGCGCCCGCCAGACCAGTGAACACGCCCTGGCCCGGGAGTTGCCGCCCCGTGTGCGGGTGCTGTTCGAGGTGAGGCTGGCACGCGCGCTGGGGCTGCACGGCGAGCGCATCCGAGCCCTGGCGATGATCCGCCAGGCCCGCGCACGGTTCGACGACGGCCCCTCGCGCCACGACCCGGCCTGGGCGTGGTGGCTCGATGAGGGCGAGCTGACCTGGCACCACGGCATGATCCACGCCAGCATGGGCGAGTGGGGCCAGGCCGGTGAGCTCTTCGCCGCCGCCTGCGCCCATCGCCGCCCGGGACGGGGGCGCTACAACGACGCCGTCCACCTGTCCGCGGCTCTGGTACGCACACGGCAGTGGGCCGAGGCCGAACGCGTGGTCGTTCAGGACGTGGCCCAAACGGCTCCGCTCATCACCTCCCTGCGTATCCGCCATCTCCTGGCCAGGATCACCGCCGTGGTCCCCGCTGAGCCCCGCACCGACACGCTCGGCCAGGCGCTGCGCGCAGCACTCCGATCATGA